The Sesamum indicum cultivar Zhongzhi No. 13 linkage group LG1, S_indicum_v1.0, whole genome shotgun sequence genome includes a window with the following:
- the LOC105156386 gene encoding cytochrome P450 76C2-like — protein MDGFSVVALTVISILASVFWCSWKFKKSKEGTAPYPPGPRGLPILGYLPFLHVNLHHQFTELAKKYGPIYKLQLGSKLCMVISSPALIKEVVRDQDTIFANRDPPVAAIAATGGLGILWAPYGPYWRDMRKLFVRQMLSNNNLQASYVLRKEEVAKVVRDVSKKIGKPIEIGEMVFITELNVILSLLWGGTIDAEMRDRLGAEFRDKVSKLVDLLGKPNVSDYFPVLAKFDVQGIEKKMRAVVPGVEEILDSVIDERMKMIAAEGGKSSAGRAKDFLGILLDLKEQKVGEGSSFGLTQIKAILMDIVLGGTDTTATIVEWVMAELLHNPDIMKKVQEELTDVIGENNAAEEFHITKLHYLDAVVKETFRLHPPLPLLIPRFPSQSCVVGGYMIPKHSQVFLNMWAISMDPQIWENPSEFRPDRFLKKNGNFDYMGSNVQYLPFGSGRRVCPALPLGEKMVMYLLATLLHTFEWCLPERETVDVSEKFGIVMRKKTPLFAIPYNRF, from the exons ATGGATGGGTTCTCAGTTGTAGCTCTAACAGTCATTTCTATTCTAGCCTCAGTCTTCTGGTGCTCGTggaaattcaagaaatcaaaagaaGGAACAGCTCCATATCCACCAGGGCCCAGGGGCCTGCCAATTCTTGGGTACCTACCATTTCTGCACGTCAACTTGCATCACCAATTCACGGAACTCGCTAAAAAATACGGCCCTATCTACAAGCTCCAGCTGGGTAGCAAACTTTGCATGGTAATAAGCTCCCCAGCTCTGATAAAGGAGGTGGTTCGGGATCAAGACACGATTTTCGCGAATCGGGACCCCCCGGTTGCAGCAATAGCTGCCACCGGTGGGCTAGGCATCTTGTGGGCGCCCTATGGACCCTACTGGCGTGACATGCGAAAACTATTTGTGCGTCAGATGCTAAGTAACAACAATCTCCAGGCTTCCTACGTGCTAAGGAAGGAGGAAGTGGCAAAGGTGGTCAGGGATGTGAGTAAGAAGATAGGCAAACCTATTGAAATTGGTGAAATGGTTTTCATAACTGAGCTCAATGTGATACTGAGCTTGCTCTGGGGTGGGACGATCGATGCTGAGATGCGTGATAGACTGGGAGCTGAGTTTCGGGATAAGGTATCAAAACTTGTGGATTTGTTGGGAAAGCCTAATGTTTCTGATTATTTTCCAGTTCTGGCCAAGTTTGATGTTCAGggaattgagaaaaaaatgaggGCTGTTGTGCCTGGCGTGGAGGAAATTCTTGATTCTGTTATTGATGAGCGAATGAAGATGATAGCGGCCGAGGGGGGAAAATCAAGTGCTGGAAGGGCAAAGGACTTTCTGGGAATTCTTTTGGATCTGAAGGAGCAGAAAGTTGGAGAGGGATCATCATTTGGGCTTACTCAAATAAAGGCCATCTTGATG GACATTGTCCTTGGCGGGACCGACACCACAGCAACAATAGTAGAGTGGGTGATGGCTGAGCTTCTGCACAACCCCGACATAATGAAAAAGGTGCAAGAAGAACTAACAGATGTCATAGGGGAGAACAACGCCGCAGAAGAATTCCACATAACCAAACTACACTATCTGGATGCAGTCGTGAAGGAAACCTTTCGCCTTCACCCTCCACTTCCACTCCTCATCCCCAGGTTTCCCAGCCAATCTTGCGTAGTTGGCGGATACATGATTCCAAAGCACTCACAAGTTTTCTTGAACATGTGGGCGATTTCCATGGATCCACAAATTTGGGAAAATCCTTCTGAATTTCGACCTGACAggtttctgaaaaaaaatggaaattttgattatatggGGAGCAATGTTCAGTATCTTCCATTTGGATCAGGTAGAAGGGTTTGTCCGGCTCTCCCTCTGGGTGAGAAAATGGTGATGTATTTGCTTGCTACACTCCTTCACACGTTTGAATGGTGCCTGCCGGAGCGCGAAACTGTTGATGTTTCGGAGAAATTTGGAATCGTAATGAGGAAGAAGACACCATTGTTTGCTATTCCATATAATAGGTTCTAA